In Rhodamnia argentea isolate NSW1041297 chromosome 1, ASM2092103v1, whole genome shotgun sequence, the genomic window GTCAATCTGCATGAGAAAAACATTGGGCATCATGTAGAAGAAGCTGGATTGTTGCACTGGAAAGATTGGAGTAGCTAGAATCGGTTGATTGTGTTAAAATTGGTATTGGGCTTTgaaagataaattgaaattagtATTGGGTTCTGAAAGATTAATTGAATCACTAACGATAATGAAGCCGTAGAATACTGACCAAAGGAGCAACAATGTATTATTTTCCACTTCCTAACACTTGACCAGTCCACAACTAAATATCACTATTCCACTTTGGAGACAATTCATTTTATGGATATACGCTTGTGATTCACATTGTTCGACAATTATGCTGGGTGAAGTTACATTTACTAAATCGAGCTTCTATCATTGCAGTGACCAAGGTTTTGGAACAAAGCCGTACTGACCGGCTTTCGGAATAAAAATCAATTGATTTGCTCTTCCGTAAGCAAACGTCACTCTCGAGTTAGGAATTATGCAGCTTATCATTGGTTATTAAGCTATCATTGAAAAGTCTAATTTGTGGAATCGTTTGCTTTGCCTACTAAAatcttaggctgcgtttggtcgtcgggatttctggtcgggataggatcggataggataggataggatatgataagaaatctagagatttggccatatcctattcATTGCTTGGTGAattacggatttaaagtcggatattatcatatcctatcattTCCCGCATTttgtagaaaccgtatatcaatataaagaatatatatgcccctacgtgatgctcatgaaatatttcgatcttattactataaaaataacgttctcatacacaaaaaaaaaatttgaaaatatgcacattttattaaattttcaaacctctttgcaaaatataaaataaaatgaaaatagaaacaaatgagataagaaagttgtcatcattctaaaagttagcttttatataacggataagagaaatcctattcgaccttatcctaccccttaccctcggatttttttatccgggttatattcCCTCTATATCCAACATTATATTATCCGGGACActtaccaaacacgggataggataaaacatatcatatcccgagttttatacggacgatcaaacgcagccttagaGTACAGTCTAGGATTTGCAATTGTACTAGAAAACTGCCTATTTTGGTAGTAGGTGCTGCACCAATTAAACAATCAAAACGAAATCAGGGGTGGTGGAACCCTCATATAGCATCTGTTGACAACAATGGAATATGCTGACAGGCTGAGAAAGAGTAATCAATGTGCTTCACCTAGAAGAAGAGGAATAATTGCACCAGAAAGATTGGATTAGTGGAATAAACAGCAAATAATTTATTTCATCGATACGCCCTTATGATTTTGATCATTCTTCAGCAATCATGCCAAGGATAAACAATAATGCCTAATTGGTAGTTTAGAACTCCAGCTCGCTTGTGCTTTTGGGCCTTCCGTGGCTCCGTGAAGTGAAAATAACGGAAGATTTTCGTACATTAACAATTTTGGTCTGCAGCTCATTTGATGGATGACAAATTGATAGTTATAATTCTTACAACTTTATAACCATGCTTTACAGTCGCTTATGCAGCTACTAATGCAGGAGAATAACAAATCAATTGAAACCTTACCAGCATCTGCAATTCGAATAATCTTAGTACCTAACATAAGGAGATCAACAAATCAATTAGGAGATTCGTTCGCTAGTAATCTCATTACAATCATGGGGACTTCAAGAAACTTGCTAATATACGTACGAGGAAAACTGCATCATAGctgtcattttattttcttcatttcttttattaactATTTTAGCACTTCTCATAGATTAAATAAATAGGAAATGGACAATAATCAATGGTGATCAAAACCTTAAGGAAATGCAATTTAAGAACCCCAACTAACATGTACAAAAAAGGAATCCTGTGAGGCTTCATTCCCAATAAACTCAACGCAGCATCATGATCACTGAAACTACTGAAGTTCCGTCGTTACTGATTCGTTCCATATTAGTTATGCAGCCTTGGTAGAACCGACGATGTTTATTAGCAGTTCGTGCTTGTAAAGCATTCGGGTTGGAAATCCTGTGACATGGTACGGTGTAGTGTCAAGCTTACTGTCTTAGTTCCATGAAATAAGTTCATCACAGGTGGATGGTGCAGAAAACAACATTCTTATTGAAATCGATATAAGATGTTACACAAGGGAACTTTCTTCATGCTTGAACTGGGAATTTCATCAGACGACTTAAAGTTCTTTTAATCAAGTACATAGAGATCACGCCGTTGTCAAATACATCTCTCAGGCTAATTGTAGTACCAGAACTTCTTCTGAAGGGTCTCAACAAGCTTCTCATCCATCTGGAACCCCTTGGCTAGTGCCTCAGGGGAAATAGGAGGCTTCGCATTGAACAGAGCATTAGCAACCGTGGTGACCCCTGGGTTTTGGCTGCTAAGACCGGCGATCGCAACTGCGTTGATCTTTCCAATATTGAGCTGGAAGTGAATCGTCCCAATGGGGAAAACAAAAACATCTCCGGGGTGGAGGACTTTCTCAAAGAAAGTATTGTTCAGTTGGTTGGACGTGACAAAGCCTACATAGAGGGTGCCCTCCAGGACAAGCAAAATCTCGGAGCCACGAGGGTGAAAGTGCGGAGGATTTAAACCACCTATACCATAGTCAATACGAACCATGGAAATGCCGAGAGTGTTGAGTCCTGGTAGCTGGTCCACGAACACTGTGGTGACTGTGGAGCCCACTGGATTGGCCGTGCTTCTAGGAACTTGGAGGCCAGAAAAGAGGAAGTCGTTCGCCGTGGTAAGAACGGGGTTCTTGcagaactttccattcacaaacaCTGCATAGAGAGGAGTTTCTGTTAAGCGGAAATTGTTGCTGACTTTCTAATGCTTTGAGGCACATCCTAGGATGcaattgttagagatatgccctaaagcgactatgtaatagttacatgttagggatttcagttgtattttcaatttattatttaattaatggcaaagacgtatttattcatttgtccaattatttacttatatgaataaattccacaagatcggttgtggctggacctattcttgagacgttgagaatatgtgtgacgggttcacagttagactgaatctttaaactgttcccggttgatggattattgaatggatatcaatgatcctgttgagaccggtgtgttcttaacttcactattgagcattggatgcttaagggaatgacgagtcacaagtcattgggtattgcgatgctcgagttagaacacaggtgcttgtatcagacaagttcatcgaacgtgacacgcattgaacgattagcgacatggaagcttttagcgtggtcaatgtctaattgttcatgctttggtcttgtgtaaataatccttagactcgaggcatagtgttgacttgtgtgttgcatgactatggttcacgaggacgcatattgatggttcgtcgatccgtctctgttcttgatggtcgcagttcatgcacatacgaagtcacacgtgtgcgcaaaatggaatctgtctccttgtcacatgcaaggtatgatatcctatgcaatttaattatgacaatgcattgaaatcctcggccggggttataatcgagaatgaaatgttcatgtctcgtataaatgcatgtcgattagatttgtgcatatgatcgaatcggtgacttgacaaatattccatggtctttgttcgatcgggatatagtaagacagagggattgaattacactgtaaGCAAAGCTgacaggttcattatgttcttaaagaattcacactgtccgggtagccatgacatattgctagatgtcactcgtgacttgtaggacctagaggttgatcgggacaatcaattctcttggaagtactaatgtgttagtgcatgtcttatcGCCAGCTCAGTGATGAATCTAGGGATGTCatacaccttaaccaatacatgacgacgttgaacggaaagacgatattgcaaatatgtttgcaattacgtataccgattttagtcgggctaaaattaaattaaatgtgatttaatttcaattttatttttggtcataggCGCaattgcatatgatgcacacgtatGTCCTAAATCGACACAAAATTGTTATGCCGGATTTGCACACAtatcatttatcttttgtttttttttattatataaatatatatatgatatatgtttatatattaaaactaggaaacaaatttttaaaagataaaaaaaaaaatttggttaatGCACACGGTCAAGAAGTTGACCGTGTGCATTTGTTGATGCCGTGCGCTGCACGGTCAAGAAGTTGACCGTGCAACACACTTGCACGATCAGCAAGCGGTTGCTGATCGTGCACATGCATGATCGGCAACCGCTTGCTGATCGTGCGTTTCTTTTGATTAAAAAGAAAGTGTCACAAAACAGTTTTTGACCTTGCGATTAGTGTGTGCATTTTCAGAACCGTGAGAGTGTAGTTctctttgttcattttattgaccaaaaattcaagaacgcgAAGAGTTATCACCACgggattgctagcacaattaaggtGGTGATTTTCGCGAGTTCATCTTTCCGTTcgacgttgcgattggtggtgtgtctgaactagaggctcgacacttgtggggctcggttCGAAGAACGTCTGAACctttttcgtttcaagcacgcttcaaaaGGTAATCCGTCAAACCACTTCtttgcacatgtttttcgattgaaacgcacgaataACGCCTCTgaagatacgtgtataggtttttatttacttccgctgcatatattatatgatttatttgcctatgcatgttacgcaaATCCCAACAGCAATAAGGTCGCACCTAGAACAAGAGATGCTATCTTGTTGTTAACTTAATTGTCTTGTTTTGTTTGAAATTAGTGTACACTATGTCTTGTTTAAAAAATCGATCGAAATGCCCGATGAGCTTCCCCAGTGCACCCTGTAAGAGTATCAGAGGACCACTCcgaaatcaagagaaaatgtAGTAATTCGGAGAGTTCTACCAAGGAGGGGAAAGACTAGCTTACAAACATTCTTGGGTTCTTGGACTGCTACACAGATGTGCTGCAGGGGACTTGGGTCATAGGCATCGGCAAAGGACAGTGCCAGAGCCAAGAGTGCGAAACTGGCAAAAAGCCGAACCCTATTCGTCATTTCGGTTTTCTTCTGCCTCTCTTTTACCTAATCTCAAGTGTTCTGATGGATGCGAACACTTGCCTCCAAATGATGCCTATTTATAGATGCCAGAACTCGTGCACATCTCATATTTTTCTCCACAAAGCACAGAAACAtcgacaaaaagaaatgtcTTAGTGGTCAAGCTGATGTGGTTGTTGACATGCTGATGTCAATGCAGTCTGGCACACTTGAATTGGTTCGTTCCAATACCGAGTTGCTGATGATACAGATGCTTTGGCATACTAGTACTGACAGGTAACAAATTCATCCTTGTCCAGATCTGACAATAAAGTAGAAGTTAAGATAAAACTCTGGAGATGAGCTATGAGAGTCCTAGTTACTCAATCTTTGGCCGTCAAAGTTCCAAACCATTGGTGAAGGATTTGATGTCACAACTAATTACCATGGCACAACGAGACGGATGTTTAACAGTCATGATTAATAACTCCATCTCCATGCAAGTGCTGTGCATGACTCGTTAATAAATGCAGAAACGAGTCAAGTCCTACTCGAGGCAATTGGTGGCAATATCAATGTTGCATTCCTGGAAAAATTTCGAACTTGTCTGGGCGTTTTGAATTCCGTGCCAACCCATTTTTTCCGGCTCTTATCTGGCTTAAAACCGAATAGTACGAAATGATCAACGTAGAAAACACTTTCTGGGACTCTGTGCTCTTCAGTCGAACTGTTAAAATCCCCTAGGGGACCAGCATTTAGATAATCCCCTTTTGAAGTAAGTTCGTTTTTCCTATGCCTGAGGAAAGAAGTTGAATCTGCTTGAAAGGTCCAAAAGCCTAGTGACCTATTATTAGAGAAGGAGGAGATGAATTGTGGTacctaagggcgcgcatgataacacttcagaagtagaatttctgcttcagaagtgcttctgaagctgaaatctatttggtaaagacacttcagaagtgcttctgaaactgaaatacgtttggtaaaaatattgacttatggtaggaatttctacttctgaaagagatttctacttctggttggatttttgtccaactttgagaagtaaaaaattgttACTTCTCAACTTCGTAAATCACTTTTTCAACTCCGTCGACCAACGCTCGCCCGCCCGctggtcgccgccgccgcccccggtCGCCGCTCGCCTAATAtcctaaaagtagaaatttcagaagtagaaattttatcaaacgtcttttttttatcggaaatcaacttttgatggagaagttgaaaaatcaacttctatttttGATGGTCTGATGGtgtttcagaagcagaagtgttgccatgcgcgccctaaaccACTTGAGTAGAGTTGAAGTTGGCTGGCTGTCGAGAATTCAAGGACAGGTTATGAAGCTTATTTGGTGTAATTACTTAATGACCACGGTAGTGGAGATCGATTTACACAATGCTTGAGAATGGAAAAGTTTATCATCTTCTCCATTTCCAtggaaatttatcaaaagaattcctaaacctattataattgcaTTACTTCAGTTTTGAACGTTTTTTCATTACCTAGTGCCGGCAAGAGCATCCCGACCCTAAGcggtagaaagaaaaaaaaagaagtcaagaaaagaaaaaaaattataagaaaattcaaaaaactattaaatgattttaaaatttgtccacgtcgGTGCGAACCGTCCCAAGTGGCACTACCAGATCCATCTCGGGGATTTTCTGTTAAAATTGGacgaatagattgaattgacaaaatgcaaaaatttagaactgaattgaccaaaaaaaagagttaataccactaaaaatcataaattgatacacatgtgacaaatttactccaaactatatttttttacaaccaaaaatcataaattagtagacatgtggcaaatttaccctaaattagtgtttttgtgacaaatttaccctcctttagtttccattaaattgagttaatattacgaaaaatctcaaattgatacacttgtgaaaaatattgagtaaaaaccccaaatgagTACACCCGTtaactgtcacgtgtcatctaaatcatcaatttgacagtaaaatttcttgaaaattgacgAAGGgttaatttatcacaagtatataagtttagggtaaatttgtcgtagATGTaccattttagtatttttaatggtaaaaaaaaatagtttcgagataaatttgtcacaaacgtATCGGTTTAGGGCTTTTCGTGGTCATAAAAGTAGTTTgggttaaatttatcacggatataccaatttaagatttttcttgaaattaatccaaaaaaattaagactaaattggcggtaaaaaaaatggcaataatagatttggaacttttttttggtaattttccctggCTTTAACATACCATCAACAACCTGTTAACATCAGCGTctcattccgaccaaaaaaaataatgacaaacaTCAGCATCTCATGTTGACTTAAatggaaaagttgcatttcatTGCATACTCTTGACGATTCCCCACCATGTAATGACAGATCTGaatgttcgacccaaaaaaaaacaaaaatttacagATCTGAATGAGATCACGCCTACGTAATTTTGTTAAacgaaaaccctaaattttgacccattttttgaCCGGGTCGGATCTTTGTGACGTGATTCCTGATCCGCCGCCTTCCCCTACGTCGGTCCAATCCACATTTCCATAAGCCTGTGCTCCCAATTTGCCTCCCGCCATTTCgacagcctctctctctctcggtaatttcatcaaacacttcGCTTCTGCAGCGGATGGGGACGCCATGAATCCACCTCCAAACCTCCCTTTCTTCCCCTTCTCTCCCCCTAACCCGAATGCCAACTTCTTCCCTCCTCATCCCCAACAAATCCCGCCTCCCCAAAACCCCACACATCCTACGCCGCCTTCTCTCGCCGCCGCGCTCTTGTCCCTCGACCACCTCATCGCTGCGTTGGCGTAAACCCCATACTCCCTCTTGGCCCTGTTCCCTCTTAAGCCCCAAGTGGGCCTCGACCTCGTCTCTTGCCCTTTCAACCCTCACCACCGCATGCCTCCTGAATCCCTCTTCGGTCACTATCTCAGCTGCCCCACCCCTCTCGATTTAGATTCCTCCCTGCAATCTCTCAACTACCCGAAAACCTTGGAGCCCTCGGACGACAACCCCCGGTTCGTTGGAGCAGCTAGCGGTCCAGGCAGCGAGCTCTGCCTCACGTTAGACGGTTATGGGGATTTTGGGTCTAACCTTTTCTACGAGGATTGTCCTGGTGCTGTTTCTTTCCTTGTCGAGGATAGTGATGCTAGGAGGACGTTTACGCTACCTGGAGTTCTGTCGATTGAATGCGGTAATTTTGGTACTGATGGTGACGTGGATATTGAAGAAGTTGAGAATTTGTGCGTTAGTGTCCTGCCCTCGGAATTGTGGAGCGCTCAGAGAGAAATCGAGGAATGGAGGGATTATCCGAAATGGTATTTGTACAATGTGCTTAGGGTGATTTCGGCGGTGGGGTTGGTTAAAGAGAGTGCTTTGAGGAGATGGGTTATTGTTAATTCTGTGCGATTTGGCGTGGTTATTGATGTGGCCATGGGGGATCATATTTTTACGCTGTTTACCCTATGTTTGAAAGCAATTGTAAGggaagtgtcgcgaccctccttccggaGCGGGAGCGAgagcgagggttaacgagcctaTCCTTTTCTAAATAATCCCGGTTGTCGGCGGAATCTTcaagatcgcgggtctctcccaagacccattactcgaatcgcgatgtcggagaaaattttatcgaaatcgactttagtgtggtcgggtggcatgtgcaatgtgtacatgcaattggagtcgccaccaatcaatttattggagggtatgatcggaaaaccctaccgagcggtcgggagaaaccgttcggttccgcgaaaaccggagatttttgggtccggggaatTGGTTAcaccgagattttcatcgacgcccttccGGTTACCgttgttgagtgattttctaacctacagATTCATGTAGAcgaactttcgggtgaggtatgtcctaacggttctaggtatacatgcagacgggaattttactattcctatcaatcacaatcggaaaatcgaaagcgcaatcaatataatcgcatacaatcaaatcaatcaatcaaggtcgatatgtctaatatggccctatcggctcacaaaaatgtcaaatttgagttccgaggtggtttgggaaaatttgggggcgaaaggcccggaagggtagaatggtcatttttgggggttcgggactcgaaaatcacaaaattggggtcgggccggttgaatgtggccatttcccattttttgtgattttctagaatttttctaatttttctatttttttggattttttttattttctaaacaaaattgggaattttccggatcgatgtgaatcgaccctcgaagtctcaaaaattttcaatccagactttaagagtcccgaatcgacctagaaatttttagaaatttttcgggagaatctggaaatttttatgaattttctaagcattttttacaatttttttggatttttggaaatttttatttattttttattattttttattaatatttccggaccaggtcaaaccggtcagcgaccggtcaacccggtctagacCGCCCCCGACTCGCTCAACCTCAATACGATatcgtatatgtatttatcctatttattttttattttctaaaatattttcctaatattcagaattaaaagaaataaacggacggtcgagattaagcctagaattgatctcgaccgtcggcTCATTcggaacaaaacgacgccgcatatatTAAAAGAACGGACGGCCACAATCTAAATCAAGATCCAATCTGAGCCGTCGACCTGTTtctaccaaaacgacgccgcatcaattaagtacacagacggccacgatctaacctcgactcgatctcggccgtctatTCCATCtaatgccaaaacgacgccgcattaccGATATAAAACGTCACCGTTTCTTATTTATAGACTATTATCTGAATtatcgaaaataaaataaaaaaaaacgatccGACGGCtccaaatcaaactcaactattaATCGCGGCCGTCGGATTGAATCCGAGTCCGcttgctcgcgccaacggccgagccgactcggacacaAGCTGGACCAACCGAACTACACCACATCAGCCTTTGACCCGTTGATcgtgccacgtcggcatcgtcgtctaccttgCGACAAcaccaaacggacggccagaattACTctggcgagatccaacggtgagacctcgccggatcgacgcgataccaccgccgatcgactcgactcactccccggatcaacatattcaataaTCAAACAATTTTACCCACGGGATATTCACTAATCAAGTTCGCATGGACCTAAGCTATAGATGATCAATCGAGCAACAGAGAGCATTTCAACTCAATTCATTCACACAGAAGCATTACGAGGTGTCGAGAAAAcatacctcgagctcggatcgagctcgcgacggctggaatcgcccggccgaagtccgaccggagcgagggaggttggaggtccgactcaAGGTAATCGTGCAAAATCAAGTCACAAGCACAATGCGATGGTGATCTGCAATGCCCCGGAACAAAAATgcacacaataatttcaaggatcgtgctcgaatCGACGTGATGCCATGAAAATGCAGAGCTGAGTTTGGAAGTTCAACTTATCGTTTTCGGAGATCCGAGGTCGATTGAACGTGTTCGATCGCTTTCTGGCACCTGTgtgaagcttctggaagtggtctCGTGCTTCGATTCAACCTGGATTGACCGGCCGAGCGATGAGCGCTTCGAGCTTCGACGAGCGACAATGGCGACCGCGagaccttctcgctctactctctctctctttctctctctattctgttggtggacgagcacaatgagcctcctTCCCGtctcgaatcttctcaatccccttttatactcgttttcaaattAAGGCGCGCACGGGCAAGTGTTCAttgactcacttcgcacgtgcccacacgtgcgaagtgagccggacggagaccggaacggaataggattccgtccggctccgttttGGCACTCTGGCAATGCCAATTGTGCGCAAATTGGACTAAATTtgcagaatgttgactttttcgtatGGCCGTAGCTTTGATCGCTCGcgcggcgctcctccggcgatgatCATCCTCGGAGTTGGGCTTAATCAACGCATAATCgatcgaggaacaaaacgcctgtGTCAATTGATCCGATTATTGCCGATTGCCCCATCAATTTGCTCGTTAAAATTAGCCCAAGTACTGTTCATATGCGCAATCGTTCTCGGGAAGACGATGCACCgttttggaccggttcggccggtccgaccgacaattagaccggtccgaaccggttcggacagtgaatcttgtagaattttcaaaattaattgaaatttactgggaatttttgcaattaaacttcaaaattggacttaggggcctggatattatctagaaatgcaattttgcccaaaagttcacttcaatttctatgaaagccccaaatttttttaaaattgcaaattagagaaaatgttcaattggatgtcctaatgatcaaattggaccaaaccacctatgccaatcgattcaaaatgtgttaaaaccctaggggtgatccaattttgcagagaaagtcccccaattaaaagtaatttcaaaaattggcaaatttgagggactaaattacaaaacttttggggattcttgtgcAATTTgagcaattgagggtgcaattgaccaaattgaagtttgaaaggcctgcaattgaatgtctagacttaaaatgtgcgaaaattacaaataaaaagactcaattggtattttttgtgtaaattcaactttaggcattgtgaagaaacacctaaaattgaacctaatttttaatttttcttgatgtcaatatgaaaagggaattaaaagaaaaatattgggtatttttctatatttttgtgacctcgaaaagtattttttatgaattttctaatatttttctattttctgaaaatattaaaaaaagtgaaaaatatgaaaaattattttttgttcaaaattggttctttaagcttggccaaggcttccaatgttgattttttaatttttttttaattttttatgaatttttttgagaattttagaaaatagaactaaagaaaaattgattaaaaatcgggtgtcaatagttgcccctctttgaaagtaatctcggttagagattgctttcaaagacaaggtgacacccgagtccttaatcgactctgctggggagaaatctaaagaaaattagtcttaacattcaattgtcTTACCTTCATTGTTAAAGCTTTGACTCtgcggggaattatttcagctcatgctcattttatgtaaaagagagatgagaagagagagacttacctttAGCTTACCTGTTTGTGGTCTAAAATTTGGTTGATCCGAAGTTGAGAAAgtgagtgtatggaattacctttgaatggttcgcgagattttgtgatggttagcgtccgtctggtatcgagttgtggtttgaagatttggaagaaaggttcatccttgtaacaaaggggttttacctattaaaacgcagattggttatcctctaggaagggactcaccatccggagaaattggctatcctgtaaggaggaattcaccatttgaaacgcagatcgattatcctctaggaagggactcaccgtctggaagagaggttcacccttgtaacaaatgggtttcacctattaaaataagattggctatcctctaggaagggactcaccatctaaaatgcagatcggttatcctctaggaagggactcaccgtctggaagagaggttcacccttgtaacaaaggagtttcacctatttaaaatgagattggctatcctctaggaagggactcaccatctaaaatgcagatcggttatcctctaggaagggactcaccgtctggaagagaggttcacccttgtaacaaaggggtttcacctatttaaaatgagattggctatcctttaggaagggacttaccatctaaaatgcagattggttatcctataggaagggactcaccgtctagaagagaggttcacccttgtaacaaaggggtttcacctatttaaaatgagattggctatcctctaggaaggaactcgccgatttaaaatgggtttggctatccaccggggattcaccTTTTAAAAGAGGATGGTGCCATCTgatgacctaggtttactagtgtacctacagaagctcaaaccctattttcaaaattttcaaatgggagggtgctatctgaggacctaggtttactagtgtacctacagaagctcgaaccctattttcaaattttcaaaggaatgggtgccatctgaggacctaggt contains:
- the LOC125316217 gene encoding germin-like protein subfamily 1 member 16, giving the protein MTNRVRLFASFALLALALSFADAYDPSPLQHICVAVQEPKNVLFVNGKFCKNPVLTTANDFLFSGLQVPRSTANPVGSTVTTVFVDQLPGLNTLGISMVRIDYGIGGLNPPHFHPRGSEILLVLEGTLYVGFVTSNQLNNTFFEKVLHPGDVFVFPIGTIHFQLNIGKINAVAIAGLSSQNPGVTTVANALFNAKPPISPEALAKGFQMDEKLVETLQKKFWYYN
- the LOC125316204 gene encoding U11/U12 small nuclear ribonucleoprotein 48 kDa protein-like — encoded protein: MPPESLFGHYLSCPTPLDLDSSLQSLNYPKTLEPSDDNPRFVGAASGPGSELCLTLDGYGDFGSNLFYEDCPGAVSFLVEDSDARRTFTLPGVLSIECGNFGTDGDVDIEEVENLCVSVLPSELWSAQREIEEWRDYPKWYLYNVLRVISAVGLVKESALRRWVIVNSVRFGVVIDVAMGDHIFTLFTLCLKAIVREGVSLLKTRDLEGNKGCSSEFKCPNLIQVMMWLAS